The Ovis canadensis isolate MfBH-ARS-UI-01 breed Bighorn chromosome 13, ARS-UI_OviCan_v2, whole genome shotgun sequence genome includes a region encoding these proteins:
- the LOC138417600 gene encoding neuroendocrine secretory protein 55 gives MDRRSRPQLGRRARHNYNDLCPPIGRRAATALLWLSCSIALLRALATSSTRAQQRAAAQRRSFLNAHHRSAAQVFPEPPESDHEDTDLEPSLPECPEYQEEEFDYESETESESEIESETEFETESDTAPTTEPETEPEDERGPVVPKRPTFHQSLTERLSALRLRSPDASPSRAPPSTQESESPRQREEPEDKDPRDPEESEEPKEEEKEQQRRCKPKKPTRRDPSPESPSKRGPIPIRRH, from the coding sequence ATGGATCGTAGATCCCGACCTCAGCTAGGGCGCCGAGCTCGCCACAATTACAACGATCTGTGCCCACCCATAGGCCGCCGGGCAGCCACAGCGCTCCTCTGGCTCTCCTGCTCCATCGCGCTCCTCCGCGCCCTTGCCACCTCCAGCACCCGCGCCCAGCAGCGCGCGGCTGCCCAGCGCCGGAGCTTCCTGAACGCCCACCACCGCTCTGCAGCCCAGGTATTCCCCGAGCCCCCTGAATCTGACCACGAGGACACAGACCTCGAGCCCTCCCTTCCCGAGTGCCCAGAGTACCAGGAAGAAGAGTTCGACTACGAATCCGAGACCGAGTCCGAGTCTGAAATCGAGTCCGAGACCGAATTCGAGACCGAGTCTGACACAGCCCCCACCACTGAGCCGGAGACCGAGCCCGAGGACGAGCGGGGCCCCGTGGTGCCCAAGCGCCCCACCTTCCACCAATCTCTCACCGAGCGTCTCAGCGCCCTGAGGCTGCGGAGCCCCGACGCCTCCCCGAGTCGTGCGCCGCCCAGTACTCAGGAGTCTGAGAGCCCCAGACAACGGGAAGAGCCCGAGGACAAGGATCCGAGGGACCCCGAAGAGTCTGAGGAgccaaaggaggaggagaaggagcagcaGCGTCGCTGCAAGCCGAAGAAGCCCACCCGCCGCGACCCATCCCCCGAGTCCCCTTCCAAAAGGGGGCCCATCCCCATCCGGCGTCACTAA